In Salinibacter sp. 10B, the following proteins share a genomic window:
- a CDS encoding DUF1326 domain-containing protein produces the protein MESIEQWKLKGDWFDVCKCNIPCPCYFAQTPTGGECEGTMVWHIREGHYGDVVVDDLNVLALASFTGNPWADDFAGATAGMFVDERADERQREALQLIFGGEAGGWPAQFSELIVEMRGLEFVPIEFEIADDLEWWSARIPGHVEARAEALSGPTTSFNERVQVHNPPGSEVGPSAVATQGVAVADQAEGFDLQWERTGQSSKHMNFDWSGPDQP, from the coding sequence ATGGAAAGCATTGAGCAATGGAAATTGAAGGGGGACTGGTTCGACGTTTGCAAGTGCAATATTCCGTGTCCATGCTACTTCGCCCAGACACCGACTGGCGGAGAATGTGAAGGGACAATGGTATGGCACATTCGCGAAGGACACTACGGGGATGTGGTGGTCGACGACTTAAACGTGCTTGCCCTGGCCTCTTTCACTGGAAACCCGTGGGCAGATGATTTCGCCGGGGCCACCGCCGGGATGTTTGTCGATGAGCGGGCCGATGAACGGCAACGAGAGGCGCTACAGTTGATCTTCGGTGGCGAAGCAGGCGGGTGGCCTGCGCAGTTCAGCGAGTTGATCGTGGAGATGCGCGGCCTTGAGTTCGTGCCGATCGAGTTCGAGATCGCCGATGACCTCGAATGGTGGAGCGCGCGTATTCCGGGACACGTGGAGGCACGCGCGGAAGCGCTCTCCGGCCCGACGACGTCCTTCAACGAGCGGGTGCAAGTTCACAATCCGCCGGGCAGCGAGGTGGGGCCTAGCGCCGTGGCCACACAGGGCGTGGCCGTCGCAGATCAGGCGGAAGGCTTCGATCTCCAGTGGGAACGAACCGGCCAGTCGAGCAAGCACATGAACTTCGACTGGAGCGGCCCCGACCAACCGTGA